CCGTTGTTTCAACCTTGTACCAATCCGTTCGGCGTTTATAAATTTTCACCTGTTCGTTTTTTTCTATGGTATGGAACACTGGGTAGCCACGGCCTGGGCCAGTGTGCATTTCGGCGTAGGCGTCGGTGACAATAACATCCACACCCTTGTCTTTAGCTATTGCTTGAAATGGCAGCAATAGCATGACGATTAACACGATAAGATTCGTTTTTACAGGCAACTTCATATCCCGTGCAGGCTTGTTCCGATTAAGGCTGTGGATGGCGTCGTTAGATTTATGGAGCATCAAACTGATTATTGTAGTACTGCCCACCAATATCCATCCATTCTGCTATAAGTTTTAATTCTGCGCCATTTAAATAGCCGTCATGTGATCCACCGGGAGCAAATACATCGAAAAACTCATCGGATGCTAGTGCGCCAGCCGGCGACAATAGGGCGCCATTACGATTGCCTGTTTCGACCATTATGGGAATGGGTTCGAGTACCGGGTCGCCGTTAATGTCGAATACTGGATTCCCTTCGTCGTCTACCACTTGTTGCATTTCTTGCACCAAGTAGGGCACAGGGTTGCCGTTTTCATCCAGTACCAGTGTCAAATTGGGGTCGATGGTATCCAGTGGCGCGGGTACGGTGTTGCCGTTTTGATCAATGGCTTCGAATTGTGCTATGTCTTCGATAACCAGTTGAATCATTTGAAATTGAGGCACGCCGTCTACAACCAGTTGCTCAAGTTCCAGTCGCAGGTTTCCGTTTGCATCTAATTCGAGTACACGGTTACCGAATAGCAGGTGTGCGTAAGAGACCAAGTAATCGTTGCGTTCTTCCGATTGGGCGGCCGATAAATTTAGCTGGCGGTTACCGGCGGGTATAATCGTCATGCCGTCTGCGTCAGCGGTGCTATGGCAGTTGGTGCAGGTATAATCAGAAATTAATACGGGTGGTTCACTGTCGTCGAAAGTTTGGCGAGATACCTCCCACACGGGCTGAATGTGCGGGATGTAGTTGATGACAATACGGCACAGGCTATTCCAGTTTACGGCACAGTCGGTGGGTGCTTCGGAACGCAAATCGCTGTAGCTTAAATCCGTGGTGGCGACTATTGGTCGAGTAGTGCCGTCTTCGGTCCAGTCGCTGTAGTCGAGTATGTTAACCGATGGGGTGCGCGCGCCATTTACGCGCGCATAGTACTGAGCCATGCTCTCGCCTACCTGAGGGTCGGTGTGGGGCGTACCGAATTCATCACGCAGCCGAGTATTGGGGAAGGGCGCATCGGAAAGTGCTCCAAGATTAATCGATGGCGGTTCGGCGCCAACGCGACCATGAGGTGTTTCGGTGTCATCACTGGTATGGCAGCCCGAGCACTCACGTACTTCACCGGCACGTAGGGTCATCCAATATTCGTGGCGAGGGCCAAGGTCGCCGCTGCCATCGGTGGTCACACGCCTGCCGTTGGCATCGAGAATAGAGAAAGTAAAGGCAACATCGGCAGGCACTTTGAACATAGCCGAGCCATCGGGTTCGATGGGGATGTAGCCGAGAATATCACTCATCCAACTGACGCGGCCAAAGGCGCTGTTATCAAAATCTACTACGTCGTCATCGGCCTGGGATACGGCTTTTACTAAGCGAATAAAGCGCGCGGGCCTTTCGGCTTCAGGGGTTTGCAGTGGATCGGCGGTGGCGTTGATGCCATTGGGTGAAACATCCATTCCATCGATATCGTAGACGCTGCGAATATGCAGAATACCCACATTTTCATCGGCCAGCTCCTGTTCAAAATCTTGGCCGGGTACTGGGTCGGGAATGAAGTCGGGAAGAGGGATGGGCTGCAGAACAAGCGCATCGGTATAGATGGTTTCTTGCTGAGCTAATACAACCGGTGATTGGGTTTGTGTTAGTGGATCGAAAATCCACAGGCCATACAGCGGTAAAGCAGACTGTATGTTAGGTAGGCTAAGTGCGCTGTCCGTACAGGGAAAACTGCCTACTTCCTCTTCCGTAATGGTGACGGGCGTTTCCGTTGTGTCGCCATCGGTATTCACAAATTCGCCCGCGTCATTTATTAACTGCAGAGCATCGTCGATAAAAATGCCAAGGCGGTACCCGCGCAATTGGCAGGGCGCCCAGCTCATAAGTAAGCGCTCGCTTCCGTCGTCTATGGGGTAGGCTGAGCTGTAGTAACCGGCGGGCGACACAGAGCCGTCGGTAGTAATATCGGCGTCAATAATGGATTGTTGCGCCGAGCCTGTAGCGCCCGAGCCAGGTACTGCGATGTTGGACTCGGTGAAATTGAGGGTATCAATAGCCACCATACCGCCCCCGAGTTTCTCCGATGAACGTGGGCGCAAGTTTACCTGAATACGGTTGTCGATTAATTCTCGTGGTTTGGCAAATACGCCTTCGGACTCGTTAGTACCGGTGGTTTGACTGTGGAAACCGTATTCCAGGCTGACGTTACTGCCGTTAGGGTTAGCGGTGTAAAGGCTCAGGCGATCTTTGTCGCCGGTGTAGTTGTCCCAACGCAGAAACATAATGCGGCCGTCATTGAGTAGTGTGGGGTAAAGGTCGTGACTCTGGTTAAAGGTAATTTGTTTTATTTCGGTGCCGGAATCTTCCATTACATGTAGCGAGAAGGCTTCGGTTTCTTCGTCATCTTCCGTTAGTGCCGAAAATTGTGGTTTATTTTCATCGAGTAGCACCGCGCGGGAGCGGCGTTGGCGGTTGGTTGAAAAAACAATCCGTCCATCGGCCAAGTAGGCCGGCATGATGTCCTGGCCTTCTTCGGCAATGGTATTAGATTCAATTAAACGCCGGAGGATTTCTGTTTCAAGGTCATATTCCCAGATATTCCAAGTAGGCTGTTCATCTTCATCTAGGCCTTCTATTTCCGGTGCGCGCATGGAAAACAACAGCTTGGTGCCGTCGGGGTCAACGGTAAGCCCTTTAACGTCATACATGGGCGCCGAGGCTTCCCCTCCGTCGGCGGGTGCTTCTTCCGCCCCAAAGGCGACGTCGGTAATCAGTATGGCGTCGGCGGGTACCGAGGCGCGGTCTTTGAGGTAGAGGCGCGCGCCGGGATTAAATTGCGTTAACTCCAGCAGGTTATCGGGAACAAACAGTCCGTCCTCGTCACGGGGTATGGGGCGCTCGATGTAGGCAACGGGAAAATCGGCGACTACGGGATCGGGCTCTTGGGTATCACCACCTCCACCGCTACTAACATCGCAGCCCTGCAAAAAAATATAACTGATCAGGCTGAGAATAAAAATCGGTTGTTTGCGACTCATAACGCCACTCTTTCTATGGGGTCTTTTACATTAATTACATTGTTCATTTTTATTGGCCTAGCGTTTTTGGGTAAACAATGCAGATGAATACTGTGTAACGCCTTTGGCGTTCTCCATTTTGTTGATTCACTCTAAAACAAGCTTTATGCCCATAACAGCGTATTTTTGCCTAGTTGGCCACGGGTTTACGAATCTTTACACAATTGCAGAATTATTCAGCGAATATGGGGGGCAGTGAATGAGCGGTTGTGGCGATTATGCGCAGCAAACACCGAGTAAAGATGACGTGGTTCTCATTTTGATTGGTTTTTACATAATTTAACGGGTTGAAACTGCAATTGGGAATAATTCGTGCGTTTGCCTCAACGCGTTAAATAGGCACTAAACAAAGTCACCGTGTAGTGAGTGAGATTGCAGTTATTTAAAAAGCAATCTGTTTTAAAGTGACAAAATTTGGCGAAAGGCTACAAAAATTGTGCGCCGTTAGGTTTTGGCAATCAAGCTTGGCGCCAATGAGAAAATTAAAAGGCGTAACAGCAAAACGCATAAATGCTGCAGGTGTGAACCCAAAGCAGAATTAATTAGCGAGAAAGGCAAAGCGATGATCAGGTGTAATCAACAAAGACGCAAAACAACAGCGGGCAGCAAATTTATGCTGTGGACTGTCTGTGCGGCGGCGCTGATGGGTAGCGCTGGTGTTTCCCAGGCGGGGACATTGGAGCAGGCCAAGCGTATGCACGACCGATTGGCGGGCGTTCCTCCTACTCAGGATGTGCTGTTACAAATGAAATCCGACCTGGATTCTGGTGACGGGGTTGCTGCAGCCATGAAAGCCATGGAGCACGACGGTTTTTACAATGTCACCGTAAAAAACTGGGCGGCTCCTTGGACGAATCGAGAGCAGACGGTTTTTGTGCCTTTAAATGATTATGTTGCCACGGTGGTGGGCTTTGTGCGCGACGGAGACACCATGGATTTTCGTGAGCTGTTGTCCGCCGATGTTCTGTATACAGGCAATGCATCACTAGACTTGGCAGCCTATTCCAATAGTAACAACAGCCATTACGAGCAGTTGGAAACCGGTGGCTACAGCCTCAAGGACAATCTAGTGCAATCGAGTCAGTCGGCGCTTACCGGTTTGCCCGCCGATGCAACGGCCGGCGTTGTGACTTCCCGTGCAGCTGCGCGTTCGTTCTTTAAAGCGGGTACAAATCGCGCCAATTTTCGTTTTACCCTGCTTAACCACCTGTGTATGGATTTGGAGCAGGTGCACGACGTAACGGGTGTGCCGGATCGTATCCGTCAAGATGTATCCCGCAGCCCCGGTGGAGATGCCCGGGTGTTCCTGAATAACTGCATCGGTTGTCACACGGGTATGGACCCTCTTACACAGGCGTTTGCCTACTACGACTATGAGTATGATGCCGACGAAGACCTAACCGGTGAAAACGGTTCCATTTCGTATAATGCCGAAGGCACCACTGACCCGGAGACGGGCACTAGGGTTAAGGCTAAATACCGTATCAACAGCGCTACCTTCCCCACCGGTTTTGTAACGCCCAATGATAGCTGGGACAACTATTGGCGCGAGGGGCCGAACCAGAATCTAGGGTGGGATCAAGCACTTTCCGGCAGTGGCACGGGTGCACGCTCTATGCTAGTGGAGCTGGCTCACTCTGAAGCCTTTGCGGCGTGCCAAGTGAAAAAAGTATTCAAGGCTGTTTGTTTGCGTGATCCGGGTGATACCAATGATCGCTCGGCTTTGAACGGCATGATTAGCAATTTCAAAAACAGCGATTACAACATCAAGCAGATGTTTGCCGAATCCGCTGATTACTGTAAGGGAGAATAGTGATGAACCTGTTAATTTCTCCGCTAAAAAAACTTCTTCTTGTTGCCAGTGTGCTTGGTGTTGTTGCCTGCAGTGGTGGCAGTGGCCAGGAGGTTCAGCAAAACGATGATTTCACCCGCAACGATGGTGATAATGGAATTTCTTATAACGGGCCAGCGCCCTCCACCGAGGATGTGCAAGCGTTCAAATTGAACCTGTGGGATAACCTAGCGGGTGAAAACCGCTGCGGTAGCTGTCATATTCTGGGCGGTACCTCACCGGAATTTGTACGTGCCGACGACATTAACCTCGCCTATGGTTCCGCTAACCCGCTGGTGGATCTCGAAATTCCGGCTAATTCCCGTATTGTGCAAAAGGTTGCGAGCGGCCATAACTGCTGGAGTTCAGACCCTGCAGTGTGCGCTGATATTATTACCAACTACATTGAAGCTTGGGCCAATACTTCGGGGGCCAGCAGTAATGTGATTGTGTTAACAGCGCCACCGGAATACGAAGTTACCGATAGTAAAAGCTTCCCGGGAGACAGTGGCACGTTTGCCACTACTGTGTACCCGGTGGTCGAGGAATATTGCTCAAGTTGTCACTCGGAAGATTCGGCTTTACAGCAACAGCCATTTATTGGCAGTAGTGATGTTGATGTGGCCTACGATGCATCTCGTAGCCGTATCAATATGGACGACCCTGGCGCATCGCGCTTGGTGACCCGCCTAGGGAGTGAGTTCCACAACTGCTGGACGAGTTGCGACACTAACTCAGCCGAAATGGAAAATGCTATTGCTGCCTTTGCCAATGCCATACCCATTACCGAAGTTGACCCCGACCTCGTCGTTAGTCGTGCTCTCGGCCTGCCCGATGGCATTGTGGCTGCCAGCGGTGGCCGTGTGGAAAACAACATTGTTGCCTTGTACGAGTTTAAAAACAGTTCACTGCAAACCGCATTTGATACCAGTGGCGTGGACCCCGCACTCGATTTGAACTTAACCGGCAATGTGCAGCGTGTAGGCGGCTGGGGAATTCGAATCAATAACGGCAAGGCTCAGGGGTCTACCAGTTCAAGTGAAAAACTATACGACCTGATCCGCGCTACCGGTGAGTATTCCATTGAAGCCTGGGTGGTGCCCGACAATGTCGCTCAAGACGGCCCCGCACGTATCGTGACCTATTCGGGTGGTTCGGAAATTCGTAACTTTACCTTGGGGCAAACCCTGTATAACTACAACTTCATGAACCGCAGTTCGGTAACCGATGGCAACGGCATGCCTATGTTGTCTACTCCGGACGCCGATGAAGTGCTACAGGCAACGCTGCAACACGTTATTGCCAGTTATAACCCCATTTCGGGCATGTCGGTGTATGTGAATGGTGAACTGGCGGCGCAAGACGATACTGTGGTCGGTTCAAATCTCAACGACTGGGACGATACCTTCGCTCTGGCGGTGGGTAATGAAGTCGATGATCAATACCTTTGGCAGGGCGTAGTACGCTTTCTGGCTATCCATAATCGAACGCTCACCGCCGATGATGTGACGATGAATTTCGATGCCGGTGTGGGTGAAAAATTCTTCCTGTTGTTTGGTGTTTCCCACCATATTAATTTGCCTGAGTCGTATATTGTATTCCAGGTGGAGCAGTTTGATAGCTACAGCTACTTGTTCTCGAATCCGTTCTTCATCAGCCTAGGGGACACAGCACCTACCGAAGACATTGTGATTGAAGGTATGCGCATTGGTGTTAATGGTCGTGAAGCGGCTATTGGTCAGAGCTATGCCAACCTTAACGTCACGATCAATTCGAGCAACTACAACGCCGACGTTGGCATGCCTCTGTCGCAACTGGGAGCCGTGATTGAGCTGGATAAAGGCCCTGATCTGGACCAATTCTTTATTAGTTTCGACAGCATTGGCGGTTCTAGCTATACGCGGTCAATGGCCGCGCCTCCCGCAGCACCAGAACCTGCAGACTTGGGTGAGCAGTCTTTAGTCGGCCTGCGCCATTTCGCTGAAATCAACGCTACCATCGCGCAGATGACACAAACCCCCATGGAGGGCTTACCTACCAGCGTCTCGGATGTGTTCGAGGTGGTCAAGCAGCAATTACCAACGGTAGAAAACGTTGACACCTTCCTCGCCGCTCATCAGGCCGGTGTTATGCAACTCTCTGTTGCCTACTGTACGGCACTGGTAAATGACAGTAGTCGCCGCAGTAATGTGTTTGACGGCTTCAATTTTGGCGGCGATGTAACGGCGGCAAATGCAGACCTGATTATCGAGCCGTTACTCGAGGGCCTTAGTGCCGGCGAAGTTGATGTGCAGGGTACGCCAACCGTATTAACAACCCAACCAATACCAGATGCCGTAAAAGCGCATCTGTACAGTTTGGTGGCCGATATGTCGACCGCTAATACCGATACAACTGTTATTGCACTCTGTGCCGCGACTGCGGGCAGTGCTGTGATGATCTTGCAATAATTGAGGTGGACCAGAACCATGGCTAAACGAAGAAATTTTTTCCGTCCGGATGAGCCTCTCAAGCATGCGGATCATCATCGCCCGAAAACCCGTCGCGATTTTATCGCCCAGGGGTTTCAGGCCGGCTTAGGTACCGTTGTCGGCACCTCGATGTTCAGTCTTTTTGCAAGCCCACGCGAAGCGATGGCGTTGTCACCGGATATCGCCAACCTTCTCTCTCCCTGCGGTATTACCGCAGGCGCGGGCAAAATACCTTTTATCTGTTTTGACCTTGCTGGCGGAGCCAATATCGCTGGCTCCAATGTACTGGTGGGCGGTCAGGGTGGGCAAATGGATTTTTTGTCTACGGCGGGCTATAGCAAGCAGGGCTTACCGGGTGACATGATTCCTGGTCTCGAAGAGGTAACTCCCGCGGTTGGTGGCAACGGCGACCATACAAATTCGCAGCTAGGCTTGTCGTTTCATGCCGATAGTCAATATCTGAGGGGTATCCTAGAGCGTACCTCCCCGGGTACTCAGGCGGCGATCAACGGTGCGGTTGTTGCGGCACGGTCAGAAAATGATACCGGTAATAATCCGCACAATCCTATGTACGCTATCAATATGGCTGGAGCTAATGGTGAATTGCTCGCGCTTTGTGGGTCTCGCAGTAGTGAGTCGGGGGGTAACTCCATGGCGCCTGCAGCATTGGTTAATAACGAAGTGCGCCCCACCAAAATTGATCGGCCCTCAGACGTGACTGGTCTTGTGGATGTGGGTGATTTTGGTGCCCTGTCGTCCTCTGAAGTTGTCGCGGTAATGGAATCGGTATCGCGTATCAGTGATGAAAAACTGGCTCGTGTTTCTACCGGCTTAAGCAACGACCAAGATGTCAAAAATCTAGTGAGTTGTGCCTATATTAAAAGTGCGTATCTTGCCGAGCAATTTCCCGATCCCGGCTTTTTAGACCCCGCGACGGATCCGGATATTGTCGGTGCGAACGGTATTTTTACGGTGGATGAGTTTAATGGCGATCGCGAATTTCAAAAAGCCGCTTCGGTGATGAAATTAGTAGTCAATGGCTATTCTGGTGCGGGTACGATCACTATGGGTGGTTATGATTATCACACCGGAGATCGCGCCACCGGTGAAATGCGTGATTTACGTGCGGGCCGTTGTATGGGTGCCTGTCTTGAATATGCCGCGCGTAAAGGTGTGCCGTTGATGATGTATGTGTTCAGTGATGGCTCGGTATTCAGTAACGGTATGACCGACGACTCCATTGACGGGCGTGGTAAAGGTGTTTGGACAGGTGACAATCAGCAAACGGCTTCAGCGTTCTTTTTGGTGTATAACCCTGGTGGGCGCCCGGTATTGATTGGTGCAAACCCTGAAGAACAGGCTATACATCAGCAAATTGGTTATATGCGCGGTAGTGGTGAT
The Teredinibacter franksiae DNA segment above includes these coding regions:
- a CDS encoding HzsA-related protein, coding for MSRKQPIFILSLISYIFLQGCDVSSGGGGDTQEPDPVVADFPVAYIERPIPRDEDGLFVPDNLLELTQFNPGARLYLKDRASVPADAILITDVAFGAEEAPADGGEASAPMYDVKGLTVDPDGTKLLFSMRAPEIEGLDEDEQPTWNIWEYDLETEILRRLIESNTIAEEGQDIMPAYLADGRIVFSTNRQRRSRAVLLDENKPQFSALTEDDEETEAFSLHVMEDSGTEIKQITFNQSHDLYPTLLNDGRIMFLRWDNYTGDKDRLSLYTANPNGSNVSLEYGFHSQTTGTNESEGVFAKPRELIDNRIQVNLRPRSSEKLGGGMVAIDTLNFTESNIAVPGSGATGSAQQSIIDADITTDGSVSPAGYYSSAYPIDDGSERLLMSWAPCQLRGYRLGIFIDDALQLINDAGEFVNTDGDTTETPVTITEEEVGSFPCTDSALSLPNIQSALPLYGLWIFDPLTQTQSPVVLAQQETIYTDALVLQPIPLPDFIPDPVPGQDFEQELADENVGILHIRSVYDIDGMDVSPNGINATADPLQTPEAERPARFIRLVKAVSQADDDVVDFDNSAFGRVSWMSDILGYIPIEPDGSAMFKVPADVAFTFSILDANGRRVTTDGSGDLGPRHEYWMTLRAGEVRECSGCHTSDDTETPHGRVGAEPPSINLGALSDAPFPNTRLRDEFGTPHTDPQVGESMAQYYARVNGARTPSVNILDYSDWTEDGTTRPIVATTDLSYSDLRSEAPTDCAVNWNSLCRIVINYIPHIQPVWEVSRQTFDDSEPPVLISDYTCTNCHSTADADGMTIIPAGNRQLNLSAAQSEERNDYLVSYAHLLFGNRVLELDANGNLRLELEQLVVDGVPQFQMIQLVIEDIAQFEAIDQNGNTVPAPLDTIDPNLTLVLDENGNPVPYLVQEMQQVVDDEGNPVFDINGDPVLEPIPIMVETGNRNGALLSPAGALASDEFFDVFAPGGSHDGYLNGAELKLIAEWMDIGGQYYNNQFDAP
- a CDS encoding LamG domain-containing protein; this translates as MNLLISPLKKLLLVASVLGVVACSGGSGQEVQQNDDFTRNDGDNGISYNGPAPSTEDVQAFKLNLWDNLAGENRCGSCHILGGTSPEFVRADDINLAYGSANPLVDLEIPANSRIVQKVASGHNCWSSDPAVCADIITNYIEAWANTSGASSNVIVLTAPPEYEVTDSKSFPGDSGTFATTVYPVVEEYCSSCHSEDSALQQQPFIGSSDVDVAYDASRSRINMDDPGASRLVTRLGSEFHNCWTSCDTNSAEMENAIAAFANAIPITEVDPDLVVSRALGLPDGIVAASGGRVENNIVALYEFKNSSLQTAFDTSGVDPALDLNLTGNVQRVGGWGIRINNGKAQGSTSSSEKLYDLIRATGEYSIEAWVVPDNVAQDGPARIVTYSGGSEIRNFTLGQTLYNYNFMNRSSVTDGNGMPMLSTPDADEVLQATLQHVIASYNPISGMSVYVNGELAAQDDTVVGSNLNDWDDTFALAVGNEVDDQYLWQGVVRFLAIHNRTLTADDVTMNFDAGVGEKFFLLFGVSHHINLPESYIVFQVEQFDSYSYLFSNPFFISLGDTAPTEDIVIEGMRIGVNGREAAIGQSYANLNVTINSSNYNADVGMPLSQLGAVIELDKGPDLDQFFISFDSIGGSSYTRSMAAPPAAPEPADLGEQSLVGLRHFAEINATIAQMTQTPMEGLPTSVSDVFEVVKQQLPTVENVDTFLAAHQAGVMQLSVAYCTALVNDSSRRSNVFDGFNFGGDVTAANADLIIEPLLEGLSAGEVDVQGTPTVLTTQPIPDAVKAHLYSLVADMSTANTDTTVIALCAATAGSAVMILQ
- a CDS encoding general secretion pathway protein GspF is translated as MAKRRNFFRPDEPLKHADHHRPKTRRDFIAQGFQAGLGTVVGTSMFSLFASPREAMALSPDIANLLSPCGITAGAGKIPFICFDLAGGANIAGSNVLVGGQGGQMDFLSTAGYSKQGLPGDMIPGLEEVTPAVGGNGDHTNSQLGLSFHADSQYLRGILERTSPGTQAAINGAVVAARSENDTGNNPHNPMYAINMAGANGELLALCGSRSSESGGNSMAPAALVNNEVRPTKIDRPSDVTGLVDVGDFGALSSSEVVAVMESVSRISDEKLARVSTGLSNDQDVKNLVSCAYIKSAYLAEQFPDPGFLDPATDPDIVGANGIFTVDEFNGDREFQKAASVMKLVVNGYSGAGTITMGGYDYHTGDRATGEMRDLRAGRCMGACLEYAARKGVPLMMYVFSDGSVFSNGMTDDSIDGRGKGVWTGDNQQTASAFFLVYNPGGRPVLIGANPEEQAIHQQIGYMRGSGDVETTSSGDRPNPAANNVNLLVQTVMLNYMALHGEQSQFESMFTSRGLSHGLGSAGMMDRITSFEPIVDGTII